One window of the Brevibacterium limosum genome contains the following:
- a CDS encoding phosphotransferase, with translation MSTANQAVTPTIPDTVDIDGQDWTIRRAWPAGDGRIAWEATRPGNGLRVGYLDEHGVRVFAADRDPKLPGLAELLDDGGRLVSHRPGKRAVVRLSDGSFAKCVRSGRTAAILAGQRRAQAFAVGFALPEVLAADDSTVVLSRLPGVELHDPARLGEDWKRAWSECLEAWARAGSSGQSCDAAHAETATGAGFRGSETPVHTAGSEMRVLAEWRERAADLLGSLRRRVDGLIAEVSTELIDQAPETVEGRESGWGPIHRDLHDKQLMWDPVAGPGLLDVDTVCLGERELDLGNLAAHARWRCAQGIWTDSEAEVVLEAIRATASASGSDTARVRIYERAALLRLVCVYAFRPRWSDRTGILLDAVESIPFEAVGRQASTR, from the coding sequence ATGAGCACAGCGAACCAGGCAGTGACCCCGACCATCCCGGACACGGTCGACATCGACGGGCAGGATTGGACCATTCGCCGAGCCTGGCCCGCGGGAGACGGTCGTATCGCGTGGGAAGCGACGCGGCCGGGAAATGGGCTTCGGGTCGGCTACCTCGACGAACACGGGGTGAGGGTCTTCGCCGCGGATCGTGACCCGAAGCTGCCGGGACTCGCCGAGCTGCTCGACGACGGAGGCCGACTGGTCTCTCACCGGCCGGGCAAGCGCGCCGTCGTCCGTCTGTCCGACGGCAGCTTCGCGAAATGCGTTCGTTCGGGTCGAACCGCGGCAATCCTCGCGGGGCAGCGCCGGGCACAGGCATTCGCCGTCGGGTTCGCACTGCCGGAGGTCCTCGCCGCCGACGACTCGACTGTCGTCCTCTCCCGACTGCCCGGAGTCGAACTCCACGATCCGGCCCGCCTCGGTGAGGACTGGAAACGGGCGTGGTCCGAATGCCTCGAGGCCTGGGCCCGGGCCGGCTCGAGTGGCCAGAGCTGCGATGCAGCGCATGCCGAAACCGCGACGGGCGCCGGGTTCAGAGGCAGCGAGACGCCCGTGCACACTGCGGGCTCGGAGATGCGTGTGCTCGCGGAATGGCGAGAGCGGGCCGCGGATCTTCTCGGCTCCCTTCGCCGCCGAGTCGATGGACTCATCGCCGAAGTGAGCACTGAGCTGATCGACCAGGCACCCGAGACAGTGGAAGGGCGCGAATCTGGCTGGGGCCCGATCCATAGGGACCTCCACGACAAGCAGCTGATGTGGGATCCGGTCGCGGGCCCGGGCCTGCTCGACGTCGACACGGTCTGCCTCGGGGAGCGCGAACTCGACCTCGGAAATCTCGCGGCCCACGCCCGCTGGCGATGTGCGCAGGGGATCTGGACCGATTCGGAAGCCGAGGTCGTGCTCGAAGCCATTCGCGCGACTGCCTCGGCGAGCGGATCGGACACAGCACGGGTGCGCATCTATGAGCGGGCTGCCCTGCTGCGGCTGGTCTGCGTCTATGCGTTCAGACCGCGGTGGAGCGATCGCACGGGAATCCTTCTCGACGCTGTCGAGTCGATCCCGTTTGAGGCGGTGGGGCGGCAGGCGTCGACCCGCTAG
- the mgrA gene encoding L-glyceraldehyde 3-phosphate reductase: MFHAAENRYDSMTFRPVGRSGLVLPALSLGLWHNFGDDVAFQNQRDTVRRAFDLGITHFDLANNYGPPPGSAEINFGRLLREDLHPYRDELIISTKAGWNMHPGPYGGPGGSRKYLLASLDASLRRLGLDYVDIFYSHRPDASTPLEETIGALDTAVRSGRALYAGISSYSAADTARASQIARDFGTPLLIHQPSYSMINRWIEDDGLLETTNDEGLGVICFSPLAQGLLTDKYLRGVPAESRAGKAKPSFKEGFLDEDNLARIRRLNDIAAARGQSLAQMALSWALRDDRVSSVVIGASRVEQLEHNVAALDAAPLSVDELQAIDEFAVDSGVDIWGDARRSTAE, encoded by the coding sequence GTGTTTCACGCAGCCGAGAACCGCTACGACTCGATGACCTTCCGCCCGGTCGGCCGGTCCGGACTCGTCCTTCCGGCCCTGTCGCTGGGGCTGTGGCACAACTTCGGTGATGACGTCGCCTTCCAGAACCAGCGCGACACCGTCCGGCGGGCCTTCGATCTGGGCATCACGCACTTCGACCTGGCGAACAACTACGGTCCTCCTCCGGGCTCGGCGGAGATCAACTTCGGCAGGCTGCTGCGCGAGGACCTCCACCCCTACCGCGATGAGCTCATCATCTCGACGAAGGCCGGCTGGAACATGCACCCCGGACCCTATGGAGGCCCCGGGGGCAGTCGCAAGTACCTCCTGGCCAGCCTCGATGCGTCCCTGCGCCGACTCGGCCTCGACTATGTCGACATCTTCTATTCCCACCGCCCCGACGCCTCGACCCCGCTCGAGGAGACCATCGGCGCCCTCGACACCGCCGTCAGGTCGGGCCGCGCCCTGTACGCCGGCATCTCCTCATATTCTGCCGCCGACACGGCCCGCGCCTCGCAGATCGCTCGCGACTTCGGCACTCCCCTGCTCATCCACCAGCCGTCGTACTCGATGATCAACCGGTGGATCGAAGACGACGGGCTGCTCGAGACCACGAACGACGAGGGCCTCGGGGTCATCTGCTTCTCCCCGCTCGCCCAGGGCCTCCTCACCGACAAGTACCTTCGCGGCGTGCCCGCGGAGTCGCGCGCAGGCAAGGCCAAACCGTCGTTCAAGGAGGGGTTCTTAGACGAGGACAACCTCGCTCGCATCCGCAGACTGAACGACATCGCCGCCGCCCGCGGTCAGTCCCTGGCGCAGATGGCCCTGTCCTGGGCTCTGCGCGATGACCGGGTGTCCTCGGTGGTCATCGGGGCCAGCCGCGTCGAGCAGCTCGAGCACAATGTCGCGGCCCTCGACGCTGCGCCGCTGAGCGTCGATGAGCTGCAGGCGATCGACGAGTTCGCCGTCGACTCCGGCGTCGACATCTGGGGAGATGCTCGCCGCAGCACCGCCGAATGA
- a CDS encoding 4a-hydroxytetrahydrobiopterin dehydratase, protein MTAYTGQELLDTLNDKGLADWQARKDSIATRLLTGDFATGLDLVNKIGAAAEDAGHHPDITLTFPHVDIQLTSHDTGAVTERDLDLAGTISKLAASAGVKADSNAD, encoded by the coding sequence ATGACTGCATATACCGGACAGGAACTGCTCGATACTCTCAACGACAAGGGCCTGGCCGACTGGCAGGCCCGAAAGGACTCGATCGCCACGCGTCTGCTCACCGGTGACTTCGCGACCGGTCTCGACCTCGTCAACAAGATCGGTGCCGCGGCAGAGGACGCCGGCCACCACCCCGACATCACTCTGACGTTCCCTCACGTCGACATTCAGCTGACCAGCCATGACACCGGTGCCGTGACCGAACGCGACCTCGACCTCGCGGGCACGATCAGCAAGTTGGCTGCCTCGGCGGGGGTGAAGGCTGACTCGAACGCGGACTGA
- a CDS encoding GntP family permease — MIGSTAYLVTLLFASIALLILLINWKTKLHPFLALLITSAVTALAAGEEIGKIPETIVAGAGDTLGETGVVVALGAMLGRLLADSGAIQRIANLVIEHSSPKAAPWIMTGVAFIIGIPMFFEVGLVVLIPVIYAVASQLEKKTGQKKLWYLRILVPAIAALACLHGMVPPHPGPLIAVSGLNANVGTTIGLGLVCAIPTVILAGPVYARWIAPRVKLEPTADLIDQYTGARAEVDSRELRTIPIWLAFVTVLVPVVLMLVHTVVQLVAPQSSFEPVAEVIGNPVIAMLAGVIFAAIALGWTSGMGGERIRSSFGDSLKSIAGVILIIGGGGAFNEVLKDSGIGDAVVGATSHLEMNLILLGWFIGILLSFATGSATVGITSATGIVAPLIGDHSGAYVSLVVIAIGSGSIGLNWVNHAGFWFVKESFGMTIGQATKTHMMVQTLVSVFGLIFAFLLSLLFV, encoded by the coding sequence GTGATTGGCTCAACCGCATACCTCGTGACGCTTCTCTTCGCGTCGATCGCGCTGCTCATCCTCCTCATCAACTGGAAGACGAAGCTGCATCCGTTCCTCGCCCTCCTCATCACCTCAGCGGTGACGGCTCTTGCGGCTGGTGAGGAGATCGGCAAGATCCCGGAAACGATCGTCGCCGGAGCCGGGGACACCCTCGGCGAGACAGGTGTCGTCGTCGCGCTCGGAGCGATGCTCGGCCGCCTTCTGGCAGACAGCGGCGCAATCCAGCGGATCGCGAACCTCGTCATCGAGCATTCCTCGCCGAAGGCTGCGCCGTGGATCATGACGGGCGTCGCCTTCATCATCGGCATCCCGATGTTCTTCGAGGTCGGCCTCGTCGTCCTCATCCCGGTCATCTACGCAGTCGCCTCGCAGCTGGAGAAGAAGACCGGCCAGAAGAAGCTGTGGTACCTGCGGATCCTAGTCCCCGCGATCGCCGCTCTTGCCTGCCTCCACGGTATGGTCCCGCCCCACCCGGGGCCGCTCATCGCCGTGTCCGGACTCAACGCGAACGTCGGAACGACGATCGGACTCGGCCTGGTGTGTGCCATCCCGACCGTCATCCTCGCTGGTCCGGTGTACGCCCGCTGGATCGCCCCGCGGGTGAAGCTCGAACCGACCGCCGACCTCATCGACCAGTACACCGGGGCCCGCGCCGAGGTGGACTCACGGGAGCTGCGCACGATCCCGATCTGGCTCGCCTTCGTCACCGTCCTCGTCCCCGTGGTCCTCATGCTCGTGCATACCGTGGTGCAGCTCGTGGCGCCGCAATCGTCGTTCGAGCCAGTCGCCGAGGTGATCGGCAACCCGGTCATCGCCATGCTGGCAGGAGTCATCTTCGCCGCCATCGCGCTCGGGTGGACCTCGGGAATGGGCGGCGAGCGGATCCGCAGCTCCTTCGGCGACAGCCTCAAGTCGATCGCCGGAGTCATCCTCATCATCGGCGGCGGTGGTGCCTTCAACGAGGTGCTCAAGGACTCGGGCATCGGCGACGCCGTCGTCGGCGCGACCTCTCATCTGGAGATGAACCTCATCCTGCTCGGCTGGTTCATCGGCATCCTGCTGTCGTTCGCCACCGGATCGGCGACCGTCGGAATCACCTCGGCCACCGGCATCGTCGCACCTCTCATCGGTGATCACTCCGGGGCGTACGTGTCTCTGGTCGTCATTGCGATCGGCTCGGGATCGATCGGTCTGAACTGGGTCAACCATGCGGGATTCTGGTTCGTCAAGGAGAGCTTCGGCATGACGATCGGTCAGGCGACGAAGACTCACATGATGGTCCAGACCCTCGTCAGCGTCTTCGGGCTGATCTTCGCCTTCCTGCTTTCGCTCCTCTTCGTCTGA
- a CDS encoding GntR family transcriptional regulator — MTKFHAIRDQLLDRLEGMAAGEQFPPERQLAETLGISRMTLRRAIDELVAKGMVRRRHGTGVFALSPKLDQPLAASSFTEDMLARGMRPGSHNLSFDTTRAGAHIARRLHLGEDDEVIAVLRLRLADDEPIALEELHIPSALVPGLSAGDLENQSFYELLRSRFGIRLNHSVQTIEPTLLDAAEAQHLGVDELSPALLFERISRGTDDRPFEFVRSVYRGDRYKVRTELTVPGPAAAAQTDPAEAVPATDTAPATIAPTSTGGEQP; from the coding sequence GTGACGAAATTCCACGCCATCCGGGACCAGCTCCTCGACCGGCTCGAGGGCATGGCCGCCGGCGAGCAGTTCCCGCCGGAACGGCAGCTCGCCGAGACCCTGGGCATTTCGCGGATGACCCTGCGTCGAGCCATCGACGAACTCGTCGCCAAAGGGATGGTGCGCAGGCGTCACGGCACGGGAGTCTTCGCCCTCAGCCCGAAGCTCGACCAGCCGCTGGCTGCGAGCTCCTTCACCGAAGACATGCTCGCGCGCGGAATGCGTCCCGGCTCGCACAACCTCAGCTTCGACACCACCCGGGCCGGCGCGCACATCGCACGGCGCCTACACCTCGGCGAAGACGACGAGGTCATCGCTGTTCTGCGCCTGCGCCTGGCCGATGACGAGCCGATCGCCCTCGAGGAACTCCACATTCCCTCCGCCCTTGTCCCTGGGCTGAGCGCCGGCGACCTCGAGAACCAGTCCTTCTACGAACTGCTGCGCAGCCGCTTCGGCATCCGCCTCAACCACAGCGTGCAGACGATCGAACCGACCCTCCTCGACGCCGCCGAAGCCCAGCACCTCGGTGTTGATGAACTCTCCCCGGCGCTGCTGTTCGAACGCATCTCCCGCGGTACCGATGACCGACCTTTCGAGTTCGTCCGCTCCGTCTATCGCGGCGACCGGTACAAGGTCCGCACCGAACTCACCGTCCCCGGCCCAGCTGCCGCCGCTCAGACAGATCCTGCCGAGGCCGTCCCCGCCACAGACACCGCACCCGCTACCATCGCCCCGACCAGCACAGGCGGAGAGCAGCCATGA
- a CDS encoding anhydro-N-acetylmuramic acid kinase, which yields MIIAGLMTGTSADGLDLVIAEFLPDPTVGSDLVGADPTTLTVRILAERETPFDEELAADMLRLLEPTDMPLSLVSSVDARLGRFCAEALSELCADHDLSPDLVVSHGQTVRHDITDGQVTSTLQLGQPAFIAERLGIPVLSDVRSRDVAAGGQGAPLVGLLDSLLLSEVEAPTAVLNLGGIANITVITPGQDPIAFDTGPANALIDVLARRITDDRLGYDRDGALAAAGTVDEDLLTALLAEPFYARTAPKSTGKELFHAAYLDSFLESRPHLGDHDRIATVTALTAHTIAEAVRSYDVTTVIASGGGTRNPELMRLLGAELGENIELTSTDAALGLPEGSKEALLMALLGWLSWHGLDGTAPSLTGARGPRIAGRFTPGDGPLRLPEPLHRRPTRLRLTDRG from the coding sequence ATGATCATCGCCGGACTCATGACCGGAACCTCCGCCGACGGCCTCGACCTCGTCATCGCCGAGTTCCTGCCCGATCCGACCGTCGGCTCCGACCTCGTCGGCGCCGACCCGACAACTCTGACCGTGCGCATCCTCGCCGAACGCGAAACCCCCTTCGACGAGGAACTCGCCGCCGACATGCTCCGCCTCCTCGAACCCACAGACATGCCGCTGTCCCTGGTCAGCAGCGTCGACGCCCGCCTCGGCCGCTTCTGTGCCGAAGCCCTGTCCGAACTCTGCGCCGACCACGATCTCTCACCCGACCTCGTCGTCTCCCATGGACAGACCGTCCGACACGACATCACCGACGGGCAGGTCACTTCGACCCTCCAACTCGGGCAGCCGGCCTTCATCGCCGAGCGGCTCGGTATTCCCGTGCTCTCCGATGTGCGTTCCCGCGACGTCGCAGCCGGTGGACAGGGCGCTCCGCTCGTCGGGCTGCTCGATTCCCTTCTGCTCTCCGAGGTCGAGGCTCCGACCGCGGTGCTCAACCTCGGCGGGATCGCGAACATCACCGTCATCACTCCCGGTCAGGACCCCATTGCCTTCGACACGGGCCCGGCCAACGCCCTCATCGACGTCCTCGCCCGCCGCATCACCGACGACCGACTGGGCTACGACCGCGATGGTGCGCTCGCCGCGGCCGGAACCGTCGACGAGGACCTGCTCACCGCGCTCCTGGCCGAACCCTTCTATGCACGAACCGCCCCGAAATCGACGGGCAAGGAACTCTTCCACGCCGCCTACCTCGACTCATTCCTCGAATCCCGCCCCCACCTCGGCGACCATGATCGGATCGCCACGGTCACCGCGCTGACCGCGCACACGATCGCCGAGGCGGTCCGCAGCTACGACGTCACCACCGTCATCGCCTCGGGAGGTGGGACGCGCAATCCCGAACTCATGCGCCTCCTCGGCGCGGAACTGGGCGAGAACATCGAGCTGACCAGCACCGACGCCGCCCTCGGGCTGCCCGAAGGAAGCAAGGAAGCACTGCTCATGGCACTCCTCGGATGGCTGAGCTGGCACGGACTCGACGGCACCGCACCGAGCCTGACCGGAGCGAGAGGTCCGCGCATCGCCGGGCGCTTCACTCCCGGTGACGGGCCGCTGCGCCTGCCCGAGCCCCTCCACCGACGACCCAC